From a region of the Helicobacter hepaticus ATCC 51449 genome:
- a CDS encoding TerC family protein → MDFSWIGDFNAWVALATLVFLEIVLGIDNLIFLSIIISRLEESQRDKARIFGLMLAMLSRIALLISLFWVTKLTKPLFYILDLAVSGRDIVLFLGGLFLIYKATSEIHEMTQAREEHTPAPKYTNFNLVLLQIMVLDIVFSLDSVITAVGMVDILSVMIIAIVVSVFVMLFASKGISHFIESNPSIKILALAFLILVGITLVADSLHFHIPREYVYFAIIFSLSVEIINIYFIKSRK, encoded by the coding sequence ATGGATTTTTCTTGGATAGGAGATTTTAATGCGTGGGTGGCACTTGCTACACTTGTATTTTTAGAAATCGTGCTTGGCATTGATAATCTTATTTTTTTATCCATTATTATTTCACGCCTTGAAGAATCTCAACGCGATAAGGCTCGTATTTTTGGCTTAATGCTTGCTATGCTCTCTCGCATTGCACTTTTAATCTCACTTTTTTGGGTAACAAAGCTTACAAAACCACTTTTTTACATTTTGGATTTAGCAGTAAGTGGGCGAGATATTGTGTTGTTTTTGGGAGGATTATTCTTGATTTATAAAGCTACAAGCGAGATTCACGAAATGACGCAAGCACGAGAAGAGCACACTCCTGCCCCAAAATATACAAATTTTAACTTAGTGTTGCTCCAAATTATGGTGCTTGATATTGTATTTTCACTTGATTCTGTTATCACTGCTGTGGGTATGGTAGATATTTTATCTGTAATGATTATTGCCATTGTTGTAAGTGTATTTGTTATGCTTTTTGCTTCTAAGGGTATTTCACATTTTATAGAATCTAATCCAAGCATTAAGATTCTAGCGCTTGCATTCTTAATTTTGGTAGGCATAACACTTGTAGCTGATAGTTTGCATTTCCATATACCTAGAGAGTATGTTTATTTTGCTATTATCTTTTCTTTAAGCGTGGAAATTATTAATATTTACTTTATCAAATCACGCAAATAA
- the pgsA gene encoding CDP-diacylglycerol--glycerol-3-phosphate 3-phosphatidyltransferase, which translates to MKHLPNFLSISRIFLAVLLLFVALHYDAVFPDYIDKSWVNYLTCFIFCIASITDFFDGYIAREYCVHSRFGEVFDPLADKMLILSAFIALLILDRASPWAVFLILSREFFITGLRVMVAGSGASVAASRSGKYKTGAQITAIAFLLADFFPGGEILLWIAVALTLYSGADYTLKYVKSLSV; encoded by the coding sequence GTGAAGCATTTACCTAATTTTTTAAGTATTTCACGGATATTTTTAGCAGTTTTATTGCTTTTTGTGGCATTACATTATGATGCAGTATTTCCTGATTATATTGATAAGAGTTGGGTAAATTACCTCACTTGCTTTATTTTTTGTATAGCTTCGATCACAGATTTTTTTGATGGTTATATTGCGCGTGAATATTGTGTGCATTCACGATTCGGGGAAGTATTTGACCCATTAGCAGATAAAATGTTGATTCTATCTGCTTTTATCGCACTTTTGATTTTAGATAGGGCATCTCCTTGGGCGGTATTTTTGATTTTATCGCGAGAATTTTTTATTACTGGATTGCGCGTAATGGTGGCAGGAAGTGGGGCAAGTGTGGCAGCAAGTAGAAGTGGCAAATATAAAACAGGTGCACAAATTACTGCAATCGCATTTTTATTGGCAGATTTTTTCCCCGGCGGTGAGATATTACTATGGATTGCAGTAGCGCTTACTCTTTATTCTGGGGCGGACTATACTCTAAAATATGTTAAAAGTTTGAGCGTATGA
- a CDS encoding CvpA family protein, protein MDNLNYIDIGILVLLILLSLKGIWQGIIRGLASFLGILLGIFFASRFYNDAGEWFASNIYDFNSPDLNALVGFLIIITFIWASFLLLGEILYRAIKFTPLAVLDGAFGLMFGFCKAFLLISIIVFGISQIGWLKNFSQNIEQSSSLFPMMKNLAVHIMNLEQIQEVKENLNNFNTQQLEEKLDNTTKQLQNKLPTSPKQDSHNWRQR, encoded by the coding sequence ATGGACAACTTGAATTACATTGACATAGGGATTTTAGTATTGCTTATTTTACTTTCCCTTAAGGGCATTTGGCAAGGTATTATCCGCGGTTTAGCAAGCTTTTTGGGTATATTACTTGGGATATTCTTTGCCTCAAGATTCTATAATGATGCGGGCGAATGGTTTGCAAGCAACATTTATGATTTTAATTCCCCTGACCTTAATGCGCTTGTAGGTTTTCTTATCATTATTACATTCATTTGGGCAAGTTTTCTGCTTCTTGGTGAGATTCTCTATCGGGCGATAAAATTCACGCCTCTTGCGGTGCTTGATGGTGCTTTTGGTTTAATGTTTGGATTCTGTAAGGCATTTTTGCTTATTTCTATAATTGTCTTTGGTATTTCACAAATTGGGTGGCTTAAGAATTTTTCACAAAATATTGAACAAAGCAGTTCTCTATTTCCGATGATGAAAAATCTTGCTGTGCATATTATGAATCTTGAGCAAATACAAGAAGTTAAAGAAAATTTAAATAATTTTAATACGCAACAACTTGAAGAAAAACTTGACAACACGACAAAACAGCTTCAAAATAAGCTACCAACATCGCCTAAACAAGATTCTCATAATTGGCGACAAAGGTAA
- a CDS encoding pyridoxal phosphate-dependent aminotransferase yields MKKTTYAKRVELLGESTTIAISTLARELKAAGQDILSFSAGEPDFDTPEIIKDEAIRALKSGFTKYTAVAGIPELLEAIKDKLLRENTLAYERNEILVSNGAKHSLFNVFQALVDKDDEVIIPSPYWVTYPELVTFSGGKSVIVQTTQANNFKITPKQLREAITPKTKVFVLNTPSNPTGMVYTKEELESLAEVLKDTNIWVVSDEMYEKLVYGVKFFSVAAVNEDMMQRTITINGLSKSVAMTGWRIGYLACKDKKLVKLMNNLQSQCTSNINSITQKAAIVALKGEANNDIEDMRKAFEERMRFACDAINNIQNLNVCEPQGAFYLFINISTLPRYGTDSMGFCQALLKEQGVALVPGVAFGMEGFVRLSFACSLEQLKEGITRISQFVKTLF; encoded by the coding sequence ATGAAAAAGACAACTTATGCAAAACGTGTAGAGCTTTTAGGAGAATCTACCACAATTGCTATTAGCACACTTGCACGAGAATTAAAAGCTGCGGGGCAAGATATATTAAGTTTTTCGGCTGGAGAACCTGATTTTGATACGCCAGAAATTATAAAAGATGAGGCTATTAGAGCGTTAAAAAGTGGTTTTACTAAATATACTGCGGTGGCAGGGATTCCAGAATTACTTGAGGCGATTAAAGATAAACTTTTGCGTGAAAATACTCTTGCTTATGAGCGTAATGAAATACTTGTAAGCAATGGAGCAAAACACTCACTTTTTAATGTTTTTCAAGCTCTTGTTGATAAAGATGATGAGGTGATTATCCCCTCTCCTTATTGGGTTACCTATCCTGAACTTGTAACCTTTAGCGGCGGTAAATCTGTCATTGTGCAAACAACGCAAGCAAATAATTTTAAAATTACACCAAAACAGCTCCGTGAAGCCATCACACCCAAGACAAAAGTATTTGTGCTTAATACCCCATCTAATCCTACCGGTATGGTTTATACTAAAGAAGAACTAGAATCTCTTGCTGAAGTCTTAAAAGACACAAACATATGGGTTGTGAGTGATGAAATGTATGAAAAACTTGTTTATGGAGTGAAATTTTTCTCTGTTGCAGCTGTAAATGAGGATATGATGCAGCGCACTATCACAATTAATGGACTAAGTAAGTCTGTGGCGATGACAGGGTGGCGTATAGGCTATCTCGCGTGTAAAGACAAAAAACTTGTTAAATTAATGAACAATCTTCAAAGCCAATGCACTTCTAATATTAATTCTATCACGCAAAAAGCTGCCATAGTAGCACTTAAAGGAGAGGCAAATAATGATATTGAGGATATGAGAAAGGCATTTGAAGAGCGTATGCGTTTTGCGTGCGATGCGATTAATAATATTCAAAACCTTAATGTGTGTGAGCCTCAAGGTGCATTTTATCTCTTTATTAATATTTCTACATTACCTCGGTATGGTACAGATTCTATGGGATTTTGCCAAGCATTACTTAAGGAGCAAGGAGTAGCACTTGTGCCCGGAGTTGCTTTTGGTATGGAGGGATTTGTGCGACTTTCTTTTGCGTGTTCTTTAGAGCAGCTTAAAGAAGGCATTACACGCATTTCGCAATTTGTTAAAACGCTTTTTTAA
- the corA gene encoding magnesium/cobalt transporter CorA: MINIFIRRGGLIVRESLYSSDEQIKVFHEEDKILWIDLFRPSSDEVNYISQTYHLEVPTKEEREEIEQSARYWEDSGSITINTYFLVRSLESELHNETITFLLRKNILFTIRYSEFRVFDEIQQIVLATPKVFEDGFDLIGKIFEIRVEKDADLLESAAKNTRALRKRVFNSQVINYDEMLEELSSLQELNMSVRDSLFDKRRAITAVLKSDKADADVKKNITIVLKDLNSLVEFTAVNMHALDNIQTILTNQINIEQNKTIKLFTVVTVAMMPPTLIGTIYGMNFDNMPELHWDFSYPVALVIMILSTIFPIIYFKKKGWI; encoded by the coding sequence ATGATTAATATTTTTATAAGACGTGGAGGACTTATTGTGCGAGAGAGCTTGTATTCAAGTGATGAGCAAATTAAAGTTTTCCACGAAGAAGATAAGATTTTATGGATTGATTTGTTTCGCCCCTCAAGCGATGAGGTAAATTATATTTCACAAACTTATCATCTTGAAGTGCCCACCAAAGAAGAAAGAGAAGAGATTGAGCAATCAGCTAGATATTGGGAAGATAGCGGGAGTATTACGATAAATACTTACTTTCTCGTGCGTTCTTTAGAATCTGAACTCCATAATGAAACAATTACTTTCTTACTTCGTAAAAATATCCTTTTTACAATCCGATACAGCGAGTTTCGTGTCTTTGATGAGATTCAACAAATTGTTCTCGCTACACCAAAAGTGTTTGAAGATGGATTTGACCTCATTGGCAAAATCTTTGAAATACGCGTAGAAAAAGATGCAGATTTACTTGAGAGTGCAGCAAAAAACACTCGTGCATTGCGTAAAAGAGTATTTAACTCTCAAGTAATCAACTATGATGAAATGCTAGAAGAACTTTCGTCTTTACAAGAATTAAATATGAGCGTGCGAGATTCTCTTTTTGATAAAAGAAGAGCCATCACCGCTGTGCTTAAAAGCGACAAAGCAGATGCTGATGTGAAAAAAAATATTACCATTGTTCTAAAAGACTTAAATTCACTTGTTGAATTTACAGCCGTGAATATGCACGCGTTGGACAATATTCAAACGATTCTAACAAACCAAATTAATATTGAACAAAACAAAACCATTAAACTATTCACGGTTGTAACCGTAGCAATGATGCCCCCAACTCTTATTGGCACAATTTATGGTATGAACTTTGATAATATGCCCGAATTACATTGGGATTTCTCTTACCCTGTGGCACTTGTGATTATGATTCTCTCTACAATTTTCCCTATCATTTATTTTAAGAAAAAAGGTTGGATTTGA
- a CDS encoding outer membrane beta-barrel protein, whose product MKTKKLLVSSVVALVLSSSALVGEESGAFFGVGIGHGAGEREYVENGAKDKAVGAGASYEIIAGYKQFFTSDVGLRYYANFTYANFNDENPGKTTLMNYGVNVDALFNFITSESANFGAFVGVGVGSNTIDNKDFSDIQAAGINLKKTGLDVSLNLGLRSVVDTKHSLEAIVRVPLVAMTLFDGNVAGTQVKLTASRNYNIGVRYIYSF is encoded by the coding sequence ATGAAAACTAAAAAATTGTTAGTTAGCTCTGTCGTGGCTTTAGTGTTATCAAGTTCTGCGCTAGTAGGTGAAGAAAGTGGTGCATTTTTTGGTGTGGGTATAGGGCACGGCGCAGGGGAAAGAGAATATGTAGAAAATGGAGCAAAAGATAAAGCAGTAGGGGCTGGGGCAAGTTATGAAATTATTGCTGGTTATAAGCAATTTTTTACTTCTGATGTTGGATTGCGCTATTATGCAAACTTCACTTATGCAAATTTTAATGATGAGAATCCGGGCAAGACAACCTTAATGAATTATGGTGTGAATGTTGATGCTCTTTTTAATTTTATCACGAGTGAGAGTGCAAACTTTGGCGCATTTGTAGGTGTGGGCGTAGGCAGCAATACGATTGACAATAAGGATTTTAGCGATATACAAGCAGCTGGTATAAACCTTAAAAAAACAGGGCTTGATGTGAGTTTAAATCTTGGTTTGCGTAGTGTGGTAGATACTAAACATAGTTTAGAAGCCATAGTTAGAGTGCCTTTAGTTGCTATGACATTATTTGATGGAAATGTGGCAGGCACTCAAGTAAAACTTACAGCTTCTCGTAATTACAATATTGGAGTGCGCTATATTTATAGTTTTTAG
- a CDS encoding sialidase family protein — translation MRDLFYTYSKHSIFVFLLCLCAWWCLINDETPKTKLDFSQQNLVLPEQNLLSPPPPLNTLSQAIIYFDIPNSRASAHASAIVNIASVSNKDFMLLYFAGSNEGARDVGIYQSFFTFDKDIKKNRVDTQIGHWSEPRLLLDAPTLSALSGKFIKKLGNPITFVDMQGRVHLFVVGVSMGGWSTSKIYWLLLESASQLDKNLQSLRYMQELHISPLLNFSHLVRTPAMSKSDGGFILPIYHELARKYPLLLEFSPSLQLTSITRPTQLRSQLQPSFVPLTMHSSIGIYRNHKAYEHTLYVSECSTICADSKPSNLKNYDASSVLFNALDSLFLLHNQASSLTGNKREELWIYKLLQSSLKDSQVIFEPLLQLDTLLDNEVSYPSVAINESFVHIAYTHGRTHIKTALVPKSLLVKSTKQNSQPQQIEAEL, via the coding sequence ATGCGAGATCTCTTTTACACATATTCGAAGCATAGCATATTTGTGTTTTTGCTTTGTTTGTGTGCTTGGTGGTGTCTTATTAATGATGAGACACCCAAGACCAAGCTTGATTTTTCGCAACAGAATTTAGTATTACCAGAGCAAAATCTTTTATCGCCCCCCCCCCCATTAAATACCCTCTCACAAGCTATTATTTATTTTGATATTCCTAATTCTCGAGCTTCTGCACACGCAAGCGCGATTGTCAATATCGCAAGTGTGAGCAATAAGGATTTTATGCTCTTATATTTTGCAGGAAGTAATGAAGGTGCGAGAGATGTAGGGATTTATCAGAGCTTTTTTACTTTTGATAAAGATATAAAGAAAAATAGAGTAGATACACAGATTGGGCACTGGAGCGAACCCCGACTTCTTTTAGACGCTCCTACACTTTCTGCTCTAAGTGGAAAATTTATTAAAAAACTAGGGAATCCTATTACTTTTGTGGATATGCAAGGGAGAGTGCATTTATTCGTTGTAGGAGTGAGTATGGGTGGTTGGTCGACAAGCAAAATTTATTGGCTTTTATTAGAATCTGCTTCTCAATTAGACAAAAATCTACAATCTTTGCGTTATATGCAAGAATTGCACATAAGCCCTTTGCTTAACTTTTCTCATCTTGTGCGCACACCTGCAATGTCCAAAAGTGATGGTGGATTTATCTTGCCTATTTACCACGAGCTTGCGCGCAAATATCCGCTTTTGCTAGAGTTTAGCCCTTCTTTACAACTTACTTCTATTACACGTCCTACACAGCTTCGCTCCCAACTACAACCAAGCTTTGTGCCACTTACAATGCACTCAAGTATAGGAATTTATCGCAATCACAAAGCTTATGAGCATACACTTTATGTAAGTGAGTGTAGCACAATATGTGCAGATTCAAAACCAAGCAATCTCAAAAATTATGATGCTTCTTCTGTGCTTTTTAATGCTTTAGATTCTTTATTTTTATTACACAATCAAGCAAGCTCTCTTACGGGAAACAAACGCGAGGAATTATGGATTTATAAATTACTTCAATCTAGTCTTAAAGATTCTCAAGTGATATTTGAACCTCTTTTGCAGCTTGACACATTGCTTGACAATGAAGTTTCTTATCCAAGTGTAGCTATTAATGAATCTTTCGTGCATATTGCTTATACTCACGGACGCACACATATTAAAACTGCACTTGTGCCAAAGTCTTTGCTTGTAAAATCTACCAAGCAAAATTCGCAACCACAACAAATAGAGGCAGAATTATGA
- a CDS encoding LTA synthase family protein, which yields MERKWFEKLLVKSITFALFLFALFFAIKLCFVLYSGVYYDAIGEVKSFSEYINTFINGLRYDSRHIATLSIVYFAIGLLFFWSELRWVILWIYAFIVVIVSLFIGIAEIAFYEIYNDVFNANLLGFIFDDQKAIFHTGISGHYSILSFIFMYSILSFLFMYAYSKIFTKITREYGYDPLSSIRSRSTSKESLITSAILFVIFALLMMFSINSSFSFKGGNLDQIAKPVENTFLRKVSTGAFRNLYLVYRGYMRISNSHFSDYTSQTPLEVVQEYFELDSKQTHYNLKDLLAKKVTYSSKEKVNYIFYIIAESLSEWHFDKEFDEIGLTSGLKSLLNDAHGTKIGVFLQNADSTIKSIDVQLTGLFQTEIPINSIIGTLQPFITAPGVIMKDLGYKTNFYYGGSGIWQRLDQYSASQGFEKIYYSTHIVENAKLNGYASPYEGLWGAYDHYLFTLIKDNVFKHRSTPSFNMILTTSNHSPYDVPLEQFNVPLEDIQKFLTNHSEYKKKDARFFGHIWYQDKVITRFIQEVSRVLPDSLFVITGNHYDGEYPNAKPSLKTQNTIPLIIYSPTLEMKKNTNIGSHIDITPSIVELIAPENYTYYSFGTPLVSNDSAALAGENDALGYFSVATDRFIYNNDGEQIEYFHKAMERHNDKEFAQSLYKRLQQATALSWWILKNGYEVRNDEAH from the coding sequence ATGGAAAGAAAGTGGTTTGAAAAGCTGCTTGTTAAGTCAATTACCTTTGCTTTATTTTTATTTGCTTTATTTTTTGCGATAAAACTTTGCTTTGTGCTTTATAGTGGAGTATATTATGATGCCATAGGGGAAGTAAAAAGTTTTAGCGAATACATAAACACTTTTATCAATGGACTGCGTTATGATTCTAGACATATAGCCACTTTAAGTATTGTATATTTTGCCATTGGTCTATTATTTTTTTGGAGCGAATTGCGTTGGGTTATTTTATGGATTTATGCGTTTATTGTGGTGATTGTGAGTTTATTTATAGGTATTGCAGAGATTGCATTTTATGAGATTTATAATGATGTTTTTAATGCAAATTTACTTGGATTTATTTTTGATGACCAAAAGGCAATTTTTCATACAGGTATAAGCGGACATTATAGCATTCTCAGTTTTATATTTATGTATAGCATTCTCAGTTTTTTATTTATGTATGCTTATAGCAAAATTTTTACCAAAATTACGCGTGAATATGGCTATGACCCATTAAGCTCTATTCGCTCTCGCTCTACAAGCAAAGAATCTTTAATTACTTCAGCTATTTTGTTTGTTATTTTTGCACTTTTAATGATGTTTTCTATTAATTCTTCGTTTAGCTTTAAGGGTGGGAATTTAGACCAAATTGCCAAGCCTGTAGAAAATACTTTTTTGCGTAAAGTTTCTACAGGCGCTTTTAGGAATCTTTACCTTGTTTATCGCGGTTATATGCGAATTTCAAATTCTCATTTTAGCGATTATACTTCCCAAACACCACTTGAAGTGGTGCAAGAGTATTTTGAGCTAGATTCTAAACAGACACATTATAACCTCAAAGATTTATTAGCAAAAAAAGTTACTTATAGCAGTAAAGAGAAAGTTAATTATATTTTTTATATTATAGCAGAAAGTTTGAGTGAATGGCATTTTGATAAAGAGTTTGATGAGATTGGTTTGACTTCAGGACTCAAATCTTTACTCAATGATGCACACGGAACAAAAATTGGTGTATTTTTGCAAAATGCAGATTCTACTATTAAAAGTATAGATGTGCAACTTACAGGATTGTTTCAGACAGAGATTCCCATAAATTCTATAATAGGGACATTACAGCCTTTTATCACTGCGCCGGGCGTAATTATGAAAGATTTAGGATATAAAACAAATTTTTATTATGGTGGCAGTGGTATTTGGCAAAGGCTTGACCAATATAGCGCATCACAAGGTTTTGAAAAGATATATTATAGCACTCATATTGTTGAAAATGCAAAACTTAATGGTTATGCCTCTCCTTATGAGGGCTTATGGGGAGCATATGACCACTATCTTTTTACCCTTATAAAAGATAATGTTTTTAAACACAGAAGCACACCAAGTTTTAATATGATACTCACCACTTCTAATCATTCACCTTATGATGTGCCTTTAGAGCAGTTTAATGTGCCCCTTGAAGATATACAGAAATTTCTTACAAATCATTCTGAATACAAAAAGAAAGATGCGCGATTTTTTGGGCATATTTGGTATCAAGATAAAGTGATAACGCGTTTTATTCAAGAGGTTTCACGTGTGCTTCCTGATTCGCTTTTTGTCATTACAGGAAATCATTATGATGGAGAATATCCAAATGCAAAGCCTTCTTTAAAAACGCAAAACACTATTCCATTGATTATTTATTCACCTACTCTTGAAATGAAAAAAAATACAAATATTGGCTCTCATATTGATATTACCCCAAGCATTGTAGAGCTTATCGCTCCTGAAAATTACACTTATTATAGTTTTGGCACTCCGCTTGTAAGCAATGATAGTGCAGCATTGGCTGGAGAAAATGATGCACTTGGTTATTTTTCTGTCGCCACAGATAGATTTATTTATAATAATGATGGGGAGCAAATAGAATATTTCCATAAAGCTATGGAACGACACAATGATAAGGAATTTGCTCAATCACTTTATAAGAGATTGCAACAAGCTACGGCTTTGAGTTGGTGGATTCTCAAAAATGGCTATGAAGTAAGGAATGATGAGGCACACTAG
- a CDS encoding tRNA (5-methylaminomethyl-2-thiouridine)(34)-methyltransferase MnmD: protein MEQKGKSWIRQSNDGSLSAYNEVFDECYHSLKDGALSETLYKHIYPSLAHLESVYGGLPSEIYALDICFGLGYNTFALLSTLVQKGYCGKVHIYSPEQDKNIFNALHKWAYPPYMSEYIENINEIMYFFASAQDKKMIMHSGILAQSVTFELYIYKGDAIEACKLLPKDTFDIIYQDAFSPKKNPTLWNTEYFSLLASLLHPQGIITTYSQSASIRQNALNGGLKVYNYESGMVRGGSVMSKIVLTLKGLKPLHP, encoded by the coding sequence GTGGAGCAAAAGGGCAAAAGTTGGATAAGACAGAGTAATGACGGAAGTTTGAGCGCATATAATGAAGTTTTTGATGAATGCTATCATAGCTTAAAAGATGGCGCATTAAGTGAGACACTCTATAAGCACATATACCCTTCTTTAGCGCATTTAGAATCTGTCTATGGAGGCTTACCAAGCGAAATTTATGCACTTGATATATGTTTTGGGTTAGGATACAACACTTTTGCACTTTTAAGCACACTTGTCCAAAAGGGTTATTGTGGTAAAGTGCATATCTATTCTCCCGAACAAGATAAAAATATATTTAACGCATTACACAAATGGGCATATCCTCCTTATATGAGCGAGTATATAGAAAATATTAATGAGATTATGTATTTTTTTGCCTCTGCGCAAGATAAAAAAATGATAATGCACAGCGGTATATTGGCTCAAAGTGTAACCTTTGAGCTTTATATTTATAAAGGTGATGCGATTGAAGCTTGCAAGCTTTTACCAAAGGATACATTTGATATTATCTATCAGGACGCCTTTAGTCCAAAGAAGAATCCAACTTTATGGAATACAGAGTATTTTTCACTCCTTGCTTCTCTTTTGCACCCACAAGGCATTATTACAACTTATTCCCAAAGCGCAAGTATTCGTCAAAATGCACTTAATGGTGGGCTTAAGGTATATAACTATGAGAGCGGTATGGTGCGCGGAGGAAGTGTAATGAGTAAGATAGTTCTTACGCTCAAAGGATTAAAACCATTACACCCTTAG
- the mqnP gene encoding menaquinone biosynthesis prenyltransferase MqnP — protein sequence MNLFQALGRRIKNFSDLVAFEHTIFSSSFILIAIVVASMQVYGIPWCGWETFILCILALVSARNFAMGFNRLKDRDIDIRNLRTNKRPSVDGRISLSGLVAFNVINALIFIFVSYFINTLAFYLCVPFLVILAFYSYTKRFSAIAHWVLGVCLGLAPIAGVIAVMGEIPLWSIFLSVGVLFWVAGFDLLYSIQDIEFDKDNHLHSIPAYFGVKATLWISRLCHLIAVGFWVSFVYEAQLGKIAEIGVVLSALMLCYEQYLVSVHLKNIPKAFFVTNGYLGMIFFICILIDSIRVVYGY from the coding sequence ATGAACTTATTTCAAGCGTTGGGTAGGCGAATAAAAAATTTTAGCGACCTTGTTGCTTTTGAGCATACAATTTTTTCAAGCAGTTTTATTCTTATTGCAATAGTTGTAGCAAGTATGCAAGTGTATGGGATTCCGTGGTGTGGGTGGGAAACTTTTATTCTTTGTATATTGGCTCTTGTGAGTGCAAGAAATTTTGCTATGGGCTTTAATCGTCTTAAAGACAGGGATATTGATATACGCAATTTACGTACAAATAAGCGTCCGAGTGTTGATGGGCGTATTAGTCTTAGCGGTCTTGTAGCCTTTAATGTTATCAATGCTTTAATTTTTATATTTGTTTCTTATTTTATCAATACCCTTGCGTTTTATCTTTGTGTACCATTTTTAGTTATTTTGGCTTTTTATTCTTATACCAAACGTTTTAGTGCCATAGCACATTGGGTGCTTGGTGTATGCTTGGGTTTAGCACCCATAGCTGGAGTTATTGCAGTTATGGGTGAGATTCCTTTGTGGAGTATATTTTTATCTGTGGGGGTGCTATTTTGGGTAGCGGGATTTGATTTGCTTTATTCTATTCAAGATATAGAGTTTGATAAGGATAACCATCTACACTCTATTCCTGCGTATTTTGGAGTAAAAGCTACATTGTGGATTTCGCGTTTATGTCATCTTATAGCAGTAGGATTTTGGGTAAGTTTTGTATATGAAGCACAGCTTGGCAAAATTGCAGAAATAGGCGTAGTTTTATCTGCTCTTATGCTTTGTTATGAACAATATTTAGTCAGTGTGCATTTAAAAAATATTCCCAAAGCTTTCTTTGTTACTAATGGTTATTTGGGTATGATATTTTTTATTTGTATTTTAATAGATTCTATAAGGGTTGTATATGGATATTAA